A genomic region of Runella rosea contains the following coding sequences:
- the bcp gene encoding thioredoxin-dependent thiol peroxidase, producing MALQVGEKAPLFEAKDQNGNVVKLTDFQGKKIVLYFYPKDDTPGCTAQACSLRDSYDAMLARGYVVLGASVDNEKSHKKFAEKYQLPFPLLADTEHQIVEAYGVWAEKSMYGKTYMGTVRTTFIIDENGVIQEIISKIDTKNHAEQVLS from the coding sequence ATGGCACTGCAAGTAGGCGAAAAAGCTCCCCTGTTCGAAGCAAAGGATCAAAACGGAAACGTCGTTAAACTGACTGATTTTCAGGGCAAAAAAATTGTCCTCTATTTTTATCCCAAAGATGATACACCCGGCTGTACTGCCCAGGCGTGCAGTCTGCGCGATAGCTACGATGCTATGCTAGCCAGAGGCTACGTAGTGCTCGGCGCAAGCGTCGATAACGAAAAATCGCATAAGAAATTTGCCGAAAAATATCAGCTTCCCTTTCCTTTACTGGCCGATACCGAGCACCAAATCGTAGAAGCCTATGGTGTTTGGGCCGAAAAATCCATGTACGGCAAAACTTATATGGGCACAGTACGTACTACTTTTATTATTGACGAAAATGGTGTAATTCAGGAGATTATCTCTAAAATTGACACCAAAAACCACGCAGAGCAGGTGCTTTCGTAA
- a CDS encoding glycoside hydrolase family 26 protein — translation MIKSYKQLIFAVSICLFFLPFISAAQIDKNATKETKALYRYLKKTSKKHILFGHQHATEYGHGWSGERDRSDVKSVTGSHPAVIGVDFSGFSGRPKAAIDQAVNALKKNVIDTYNRGGVTTVAWHFSNPASKGGFYWVDTVSAPAISLIKPGGSHHEKYKEILRTVGDFANSVRGKNGTLAPMIFRPFHEFDGGWFWWGKPHCSREDFVDVWQFTVSYLRDSLGVHNFIYAFSPDNKFNTEEEFLERYPSDKWVDMVGMDNYGDFGRDGKYNLEAGVKKLKIVSDYAKKANKLAAFTETGLESIPNPTWWTETLLKALKTEKINLSYVLVWRNDIHSPTHYYAPYQGHSSVPDFLNFYNDPYTLFEKDLTKVYKKRFLGIF, via the coding sequence ATGATAAAATCGTATAAACAGTTAATTTTTGCGGTGTCTATATGTCTCTTTTTTTTGCCGTTTATCAGCGCTGCACAAATTGATAAAAATGCCACTAAAGAGACCAAAGCCTTATATCGTTATCTGAAAAAAACGTCAAAAAAACACATTCTTTTTGGGCACCAACACGCCACTGAATATGGACATGGCTGGTCTGGGGAGAGGGACCGCTCAGATGTAAAATCGGTCACGGGCTCGCATCCTGCGGTGATTGGGGTAGATTTTAGCGGTTTTTCGGGACGTCCGAAAGCTGCCATTGATCAGGCGGTGAATGCATTGAAAAAAAACGTGATAGATACCTATAACCGGGGCGGAGTCACAACCGTAGCGTGGCATTTTTCTAATCCTGCTTCCAAAGGCGGTTTTTATTGGGTCGATACAGTCTCTGCACCAGCCATTTCACTCATTAAACCGGGCGGTTCGCACCACGAAAAATACAAGGAAATATTGCGTACTGTGGGCGACTTTGCCAATTCAGTACGGGGAAAAAACGGGACGCTAGCACCCATGATATTTCGTCCCTTTCATGAGTTTGACGGTGGGTGGTTTTGGTGGGGGAAACCGCATTGCAGCCGCGAGGATTTTGTTGATGTTTGGCAATTTACGGTTTCGTATTTGCGTGATAGCTTGGGCGTTCATAATTTTATTTACGCTTTTTCTCCCGACAATAAGTTCAACACCGAAGAGGAGTTTTTGGAACGTTACCCCAGCGATAAATGGGTAGACATGGTCGGAATGGACAACTATGGCGACTTTGGCCGCGACGGAAAATATAATCTGGAAGCAGGTGTGAAGAAGTTAAAAATAGTATCTGACTACGCCAAAAAAGCCAATAAGTTAGCGGCATTTACCGAAACGGGATTAGAGTCAATTCCCAATCCTACTTGGTGGACCGAAACCTTGTTAAAAGCACTCAAAACCGAGAAAATAAACTTATCGTATGTATTGGTATGGCGCAACGATATTCACAGTCCCACGCATTATTATGCACCTTATCAGGGGCATTCGAGCGTACCAGATTTCTTGAATTTCTACAATGACCCCTATACTTTGTTTGAAAAAGATTTGACGAAGGTATACAAAAAACGGTTTTTAGGTATTTTCTAA
- a CDS encoding fumarylacetoacetate hydrolase family protein — translation MKIICIGRNYVDHIHELQNAVPEDPVIFQKPDTALLKDNAPFYYPDFTQDLHHEVEIVVKISKMGKNIDEKFAHKYYEEVGIGIDFTARDLQSKLKSKGLPWELAKAFDGSAPVSSFVPKSQFADLQNLNFHLDVNGETRQQGNTSLMLFKIDYIISFISRYFTLKTGDLLFTGTPKGVSAVKVGDTLTAYIEGTKMLEFEVK, via the coding sequence ATGAAAATTATTTGTATTGGCCGCAATTACGTTGATCACATCCACGAACTTCAAAACGCCGTTCCCGAAGACCCCGTTATTTTTCAAAAGCCCGACACGGCCCTACTCAAAGACAATGCGCCGTTTTATTATCCCGATTTTACCCAAGATCTTCATCATGAAGTAGAAATCGTGGTAAAAATCAGTAAGATGGGTAAAAATATTGACGAAAAATTTGCCCACAAATACTACGAAGAAGTCGGTATCGGCATTGATTTTACCGCCCGTGATTTGCAATCAAAACTGAAGTCAAAAGGCTTGCCGTGGGAACTAGCCAAAGCGTTTGATGGTTCGGCACCCGTTTCGTCGTTTGTTCCTAAATCGCAATTCGCTGATTTACAGAACCTGAATTTTCATTTGGACGTCAACGGTGAAACCCGTCAACAGGGTAATACCTCATTGATGTTGTTTAAAATTGACTATATTATATCGTTTATCTCTCGCTATTTTACCCTAAAAACGGGCGATTTACTCTTTACAGGCACCCCCAAAGGCGTTAGTGCGGTCAAAGTAGGTGATACGCTAACGGCTTATATTGAAGGTACTAAAATGCTTGAGTTTGAGGTAAAATAA
- a CDS encoding mechanosensitive ion channel domain-containing protein gives MPNFRLIYTTFSGLLLTFFLVFHAQSQTFPTISPAQLFGDTTSSESFRGMYTQLGGYPTLSDCRTGKIVRILPKGAYQELKDIYKKARREKLSRVYVEIDGYYADKTKDQVVAQEIVLFQNIQVCPSQAKTFLVRLKTQFIEYSETLVEWGIKFGTALAILLLGFGLINWFDRPLKSFIDNRRRVDPSVKSFIKSLISIGLRLSVIMFSGAFLGLKVTGFVALFSAATLAIGFALQGSLSNFAGGFIILLMKQFKVGEKITSQNYTGVVRDILMFNTVLDTGDGRRVMIPNGPLLNNTIINHTRAGFEKRGLKIYTASDVDTEHLKSIIVEQMADVETVMQLALTPDVKITDWNGERLEITISYQTPTRRSEEIFEKVVQRLNNRLHQENLIFYTSM, from the coding sequence ATGCCTAATTTTCGCCTTATATACACCACCTTTTCAGGATTACTTCTTACTTTTTTTCTTGTCTTTCACGCTCAAAGTCAAACCTTTCCGACAATTTCGCCCGCACAATTGTTTGGTGATACGACCTCGTCGGAGTCTTTTCGGGGGATGTACACGCAATTGGGAGGGTATCCCACGTTGAGCGATTGTCGGACGGGGAAAATCGTACGAATATTGCCGAAAGGAGCGTATCAGGAACTTAAAGATATTTATAAAAAAGCCCGTCGGGAGAAATTGAGCCGGGTGTATGTAGAAATAGACGGATATTACGCCGATAAAACAAAAGACCAGGTGGTAGCCCAAGAAATTGTGCTGTTTCAGAACATTCAGGTGTGCCCTTCCCAAGCCAAAACATTTCTGGTCAGGCTGAAAACCCAATTCATTGAATATTCGGAAACGCTCGTTGAATGGGGGATAAAATTCGGGACGGCGTTGGCGATTTTATTGTTGGGATTTGGGCTGATTAATTGGTTTGACCGTCCACTAAAATCATTTATTGATAATCGTCGTCGCGTCGATCCTTCCGTTAAAAGTTTTATTAAAAGCCTGATTTCTATTGGTTTGCGCCTTAGTGTTATCATGTTTTCAGGTGCCTTTTTAGGACTTAAAGTAACAGGCTTTGTGGCGTTGTTTAGTGCGGCTACCTTAGCCATTGGCTTTGCGCTGCAAGGCAGCTTGTCCAATTTCGCGGGTGGTTTTATCATTTTATTGATGAAACAATTTAAAGTAGGCGAAAAAATCACTTCCCAAAATTATACTGGTGTTGTGCGGGATATTTTGATGTTTAATACTGTATTGGACACGGGCGACGGCCGCCGTGTCATGATTCCCAACGGTCCTTTGCTCAACAACACCATCATCAACCACACCCGCGCTGGTTTTGAAAAAAGGGGGTTGAAAATTTATACCGCGTCCGATGTGGATACTGAGCATCTTAAATCAATAATCGTAGAGCAGATGGCAGACGTTGAGACGGTGATGCAGCTTGCCCTTACCCCCGATGTTAAAATTACGGACTGGAATGGGGAGCGGCTCGAAATTACGATCTCGTACCAAACGCCCACCCGACGAAGCGAGGAAATTTTTGAAAAGGTAGTACAGCGCCTTAACAATCGTCTTCACCAAGAGAATTTAATCTTTTATACTTCCATGTAG
- a CDS encoding sialate O-acetylesterase, with protein sequence MKRFLLLSFLLVQIQSFAQLKLARLFSDHVVLQRQKPIPVWGWAKPKEKVTVTLAGQKQIATADASGKWSVKFTPLEAGGPHQMTVTAKSEKLEVNDILMGEVWLCSGQSNMEWPVKQADNFKVEKKNADFPQIRHFFVAHDVTMQPQTDLTSGEWKMSNEENVGNFTAIGFFFARELYQKLKIPIGLLHSSWGGSQLEGWLSKEAMLTHEELKPVAQNLPKTWEEADAILDLKTRKQLLKTEVNPTVADEKKYTEAGYDFSKWHNAGSPIGQWDWKGIWMFRGKGFMARTVDIPEEMVGQATTLGLGIQDSFNEIYINGQLVSQGIMEGMRKITLPANTWKSGNNKLVIKFGNMVQFPWYGLGINGTPDDLFVSAKDSKVSLATGWYLMPSFAETHTYNHSSNNVATTIYNGMIAPLVPFAIRGALWYQGESNAGRAYQYRQTFPLMINDWRQKWKDEFSFYFVQLSSYGAYQNSNDGSDWAELREAQTMTLSLPKTGMAVTTDVGNPKDIHPTNKQDVGHRLALNALKSNYGLEVLHSGPMYESVHFEEDRAVVTFDYTGEGLMVKDKFGYVKGFEIAGEDKVFYYAKAEIIGDKVEVYHPKGQKPIAVRYGWANAPEDANLFNSEGLPASPFRTDDWKGKTEGKKFE encoded by the coding sequence ATGAAACGATTTCTACTTCTTTCCTTTCTTCTCGTTCAAATTCAAAGCTTTGCGCAACTCAAACTCGCCCGGCTGTTTTCTGACCACGTGGTGTTGCAACGTCAGAAGCCTATTCCCGTATGGGGCTGGGCTAAGCCCAAGGAAAAGGTAACGGTAACGTTGGCGGGGCAAAAACAAATTGCTACGGCCGATGCTTCTGGAAAATGGTCGGTAAAATTTACGCCGCTAGAGGCGGGCGGCCCGCACCAAATGACCGTTACGGCTAAATCAGAAAAACTAGAAGTAAACGATATTCTGATGGGAGAAGTGTGGCTCTGCTCTGGGCAGTCAAACATGGAATGGCCCGTCAAACAGGCTGATAACTTTAAAGTGGAGAAGAAAAATGCCGATTTTCCGCAGATACGCCACTTTTTTGTGGCGCATGATGTCACTATGCAGCCGCAAACTGATTTGACTTCGGGGGAGTGGAAAATGAGTAATGAAGAAAATGTGGGGAATTTTACGGCCATTGGTTTTTTCTTCGCCCGTGAGCTGTACCAAAAACTCAAGATTCCCATTGGGCTTTTGCATTCGTCGTGGGGTGGTTCGCAATTGGAAGGCTGGTTAAGCAAAGAAGCCATGCTGACCCATGAGGAATTAAAACCCGTTGCTCAAAATTTGCCGAAAACCTGGGAAGAGGCCGACGCGATTCTGGACCTAAAAACGCGGAAGCAATTGTTGAAAACGGAGGTAAATCCTACCGTGGCCGACGAGAAAAAATATACCGAAGCAGGATATGATTTTTCTAAATGGCACAACGCAGGTAGCCCGATTGGTCAGTGGGATTGGAAAGGAATCTGGATGTTTCGGGGCAAAGGATTCATGGCACGGACGGTCGATATTCCCGAAGAAATGGTAGGGCAAGCCACTACCTTGGGTTTGGGAATTCAGGATAGTTTCAACGAGATTTACATCAACGGACAATTGGTGTCGCAGGGAATTATGGAAGGAATGCGCAAAATCACTTTACCAGCCAACACGTGGAAAAGTGGTAACAACAAATTGGTCATTAAATTTGGCAATATGGTGCAGTTTCCGTGGTATGGGCTGGGTATCAACGGTACCCCCGATGACTTGTTTGTCAGCGCAAAAGACAGCAAAGTAAGCTTGGCTACGGGCTGGTATCTGATGCCTTCTTTTGCCGAAACTCACACCTACAATCACAGCAGCAACAACGTAGCGACCACGATTTATAACGGAATGATTGCCCCTTTGGTGCCGTTTGCCATTCGGGGGGCATTGTGGTATCAGGGAGAGTCCAACGCAGGGCGGGCGTATCAGTACCGCCAAACTTTTCCGCTGATGATTAACGATTGGCGGCAAAAATGGAAAGACGAATTTTCATTTTATTTTGTGCAGCTTTCGAGCTATGGGGCGTATCAAAACAGCAATGACGGCAGCGATTGGGCCGAACTTCGCGAAGCACAAACCATGACCCTGAGCCTCCCCAAGACGGGAATGGCCGTGACGACCGACGTTGGCAATCCCAAAGATATTCACCCCACCAACAAACAAGATGTGGGCCACCGCCTAGCCCTGAATGCGCTTAAATCTAATTATGGATTGGAAGTCTTGCATTCTGGACCAATGTATGAATCGGTTCATTTTGAGGAGGATAGGGCCGTTGTTACTTTTGATTATACAGGAGAGGGTTTAATGGTAAAAGATAAATTTGGCTACGTCAAAGGTTTTGAAATTGCAGGAGAGGATAAAGTGTTTTACTACGCCAAAGCCGAAATCATTGGCGATAAAGTAGAAGTGTATCACCCTAAAGGACAAAAGCCTATTGCGGTGCGTTATGGTTGGGCGAATGCGCCCGAAGATGCCAATTTGTTCAACAGTGAAGGTTTGCCCGCCAGTCCTTTCAGAACTGATGATTGGAAAGGAAAAACGGAAGGTAAGAAGTTTGAGTAA
- the mgrA gene encoding L-glyceraldehyde 3-phosphate reductase, producing MTYVPNHARYEHMSYRRCGKSGLKLPAISLGLWHNFGGVDVFENYRAILRAAFDAGITHFDLANNYGPPPGSAEENFGVLLKKDFAGHRDELIISSKAGHLMWPGPYGEWGSRKYLIASCEQSLKRMGLDYVDIFYSHRFDPNTPLEETMGALDSIVRQGKALYVGISSYTAENSAKAIQILKDLGTPCLIHQPKYSMFERWVEGGLLDVLGDKGVGCIPFSPLAQGLLTDKYLKGIPSDSRAAKEHGFLKTSQITPETLQKIEKLNALALERGQTLAQMALAWLLKDPRVTSVLIGASRVSQLKDSLKCLENQHFSAEELSKIEKILL from the coding sequence ATGACTTACGTACCTAATCACGCCCGTTACGAACACATGTCGTACCGCCGCTGCGGAAAAAGCGGCCTCAAACTGCCCGCTATTTCGTTGGGCTTGTGGCATAATTTTGGAGGAGTCGATGTGTTTGAAAACTATCGTGCTATTCTTCGTGCCGCTTTTGATGCGGGAATTACCCATTTTGATTTAGCCAACAACTACGGTCCGCCGCCCGGCTCGGCCGAAGAAAATTTTGGGGTATTGCTCAAAAAAGACTTTGCTGGTCACCGCGACGAACTCATTATTTCGTCGAAAGCGGGCCACTTGATGTGGCCTGGGCCGTATGGTGAATGGGGCTCACGCAAATACTTGATAGCGAGCTGCGAACAAAGTCTCAAACGTATGGGCTTGGATTACGTGGATATTTTCTACTCGCACCGTTTTGACCCCAACACCCCGCTTGAAGAAACAATGGGCGCGCTAGACAGCATTGTTCGTCAAGGAAAGGCATTGTATGTAGGAATCTCCAGTTATACGGCCGAAAATTCAGCCAAAGCCATTCAGATTTTGAAAGATTTGGGGACGCCCTGCCTCATTCACCAACCCAAATACTCAATGTTTGAGCGTTGGGTAGAAGGTGGTTTGTTGGATGTTTTGGGTGATAAAGGCGTTGGATGTATTCCGTTCTCTCCCTTGGCGCAGGGGCTTTTAACCGACAAATACCTGAAAGGAATTCCGTCAGATTCGCGGGCGGCGAAGGAACATGGCTTTTTGAAAACGAGTCAAATCACTCCTGAAACGCTTCAAAAAATCGAAAAACTCAACGCCTTGGCACTAGAACGCGGTCAAACTTTGGCGCAAATGGCGTTGGCGTGGCTGCTAAAAGACCCACGCGTTACCTCGGTTTTGATCGGGGCGAGTCGTGTGTCTCAATTGAAAGATTCCCTAAAATGTCTGGAAAATCAACATTTCAGTGCCGAAGAATTATCAAAAATTGAGAAAATTTTATTGTAG
- a CDS encoding Uma2 family endonuclease, with translation MVTSLDQLDLSKQYSYADYLKWKFEERVELIKGRIFKMSPAPARKHQTISRYFISQMVKYFDEHPCEWYHAPFDVRLARKSENTDKQVYTVVQPDLCVICDKSKLDKRGCVGAPDLIIEILSPGNSKKEMKDKFEVYEEAGVREYWIVQSTDKNVLVYTLNEQGVFIGHRPFIEDEIMHSFIFPELKINLLEVFKD, from the coding sequence ATGGTAACAAGTCTTGACCAACTGGATTTATCAAAACAATACAGCTACGCAGACTATCTTAAATGGAAGTTTGAAGAGCGGGTAGAGCTGATAAAAGGGCGCATTTTTAAAATGTCGCCTGCTCCTGCGCGTAAACATCAGACTATTTCAAGGTATTTTATCTCACAAATGGTAAAGTATTTTGATGAACACCCTTGCGAATGGTATCATGCGCCGTTTGATGTGCGTTTGGCGCGTAAATCTGAAAATACCGACAAACAGGTGTATACAGTGGTGCAGCCTGACCTTTGCGTGATTTGCGATAAATCGAAGTTGGATAAGCGAGGCTGTGTTGGTGCACCTGATTTGATTATTGAAATTCTCTCACCCGGCAATAGTAAGAAGGAAATGAAGGATAAGTTTGAGGTGTATGAAGAAGCTGGGGTGCGCGAGTATTGGATTGTACAATCGACTGATAAGAATGTACTGGTCTATACCCTCAACGAGCAGGGCGTTTTTATCGGACATCGGCCTTTCATTGAAGACGAAATCATGCACTCGTTTATTTTTCCTGAACTGAAAATCAATTTGTTAGAAGTCTTTAAAGATTGA
- a CDS encoding transketolase, producing MTELQSIASQVRRDILRMVHGCQSGHPGGSLGCTDLLVALYFQQMKINNRKGKGGYLSFNLDGKGEDLFFLSNGHISPVFYSVLARRGYFDVKELATFRKINTRLQGHPTTHEGLPGIRIASGSLGQGLSVAIGAALAKKLNGEKNIVYCLMGDGEQQEGQVWEAVQFAPNNNVDNLVAFVDVNGQQIDGSTNKVNNNRDLGAKYKAFGWRVVTVDGNNMDELTTLLRKIKRLVGKGQPIAVMMKTEMGQGVDFMMHSHKWHGVAPNDAQLEQALAQLPETLGDY from the coding sequence ATGACTGAACTTCAAAGCATTGCTTCGCAGGTAAGACGCGATATTTTACGCATGGTCCACGGCTGTCAATCGGGTCACCCGGGCGGGTCGCTAGGTTGCACCGATTTATTGGTTGCCTTGTACTTTCAACAAATGAAAATCAACAACCGCAAAGGTAAAGGCGGTTATTTGTCATTCAATTTGGATGGCAAAGGTGAAGATTTGTTCTTTTTGTCAAATGGCCATATTTCGCCCGTGTTTTATAGCGTATTGGCGCGTCGCGGGTACTTTGACGTCAAAGAATTGGCCACCTTCCGTAAGATAAACACCCGTTTGCAAGGTCACCCCACCACCCACGAAGGACTGCCGGGCATTCGTATTGCGTCGGGCTCTTTGGGCCAAGGGCTTTCGGTAGCGATAGGGGCGGCGTTGGCGAAAAAACTCAACGGCGAAAAAAATATTGTGTATTGCCTCATGGGCGATGGCGAGCAGCAGGAAGGCCAAGTGTGGGAAGCCGTACAGTTTGCGCCCAACAACAACGTCGATAACCTCGTTGCGTTTGTGGACGTAAACGGTCAGCAGATCGACGGTTCGACCAATAAAGTAAATAACAACCGCGATTTAGGCGCAAAATACAAAGCTTTCGGCTGGCGTGTAGTGACCGTCGACGGCAACAACATGGACGAACTGACGACCCTGTTGCGCAAAATCAAGCGCCTTGTGGGTAAAGGTCAGCCCATCGCCGTGATGATGAAAACCGAAATGGGCCAAGGTGTAGACTTCATGATGCACAGCCACAAATGGCACGGCGTAGCGCCTAACGACGCCCAATTGGAGCAAGCTTTGGCGCAATTGCCCGAGACGCTGGGAGATTATTAA
- a CDS encoding M23 family metallopeptidase → MTKGRFIYFFCFFLGILQSVVAQRESFPKGYFQFPIHPGQKNTLAGVLGDLRTNHFHAGIDIRTQQREGLQVLAAAEGYISRIKVQTSGYGNVIFIKHPNGMTTVYGHLLSFAEPMGSYLRQKQYERTSFEIELNLSPDQFPVSKGQLIGLSGNTGGSAGPHLHFEIRDSKDNYLNPLFFDFAEIEDSTPPYFTSMAIRPMSLLSRINGEFERITFRPVRQKEGFYSVAQPIKAWGEIGLELIAFDAMTGVNFRNGVNCVEIKLDGQEVFAYNMTSFPSWSTRDYNNLIDYATEQKTGARYLKCYNPDGNQFNVHKTDGYRGKLQIKDTLMHDVEVTLFDSYENSSVLRLKIKGEAPEELLPLLEEPEALPTLAYIKTDAVENVLKITVFGLSQLTQADIYVKNKSIKLAPAYQSSGETVYLLDLRDYLPDSIQIGNKQLKTNFRERIRPNIIETYNGDRYTLRFGNQSIFDTLYLAVQSRANGLAINEENIPLRDAIGVNFRPDLMPANPERTHAYRFDGERLRFVGGKWQGETLDFTTRELGDFSIATDETPPSVKLIQSSKKSISARISDGMSGISSFNAFVNGEWVLMNYDYKRNYIWSDKLVDTLDFEGELRLEVTDRAGNIAILQAEIKEPVVKPATRKKHGTASRRKSSPVRSKGSKRKRR, encoded by the coding sequence ATGACTAAAGGACGATTTATATACTTTTTTTGCTTTTTTCTCGGCATTCTTCAATCGGTTGTTGCCCAACGAGAATCCTTCCCGAAAGGGTATTTTCAGTTTCCGATTCATCCCGGTCAGAAAAACACTTTGGCGGGGGTTTTGGGAGATTTGCGCACCAATCATTTTCACGCGGGGATTGATATTCGCACCCAACAACGGGAAGGATTGCAGGTATTGGCGGCGGCAGAAGGGTATATTTCGCGCATTAAAGTGCAAACGTCGGGTTATGGAAACGTGATTTTTATCAAACATCCCAACGGCATGACGACGGTGTACGGGCATTTGCTCTCGTTTGCGGAGCCGATGGGGAGTTATTTACGCCAAAAACAGTACGAACGTACATCGTTTGAAATAGAGTTGAATCTTTCCCCCGACCAGTTTCCCGTGAGTAAAGGACAACTGATTGGACTTTCGGGAAACACTGGCGGCTCGGCGGGGCCGCATTTGCATTTTGAAATTCGGGACTCCAAGGACAATTATCTCAATCCCTTGTTCTTTGATTTTGCCGAAATTGAAGACAGTACGCCGCCTTATTTTACGTCAATGGCCATCCGCCCCATGTCGCTTCTGAGTCGCATCAATGGGGAGTTTGAAAGAATTACTTTTCGGCCTGTCCGTCAAAAAGAAGGCTTTTATTCCGTGGCGCAACCCATCAAAGCGTGGGGGGAAATCGGTCTTGAACTCATTGCTTTTGATGCCATGACGGGGGTGAACTTCAGAAATGGCGTGAATTGTGTTGAAATTAAGCTCGACGGACAGGAAGTATTTGCGTACAATATGACTTCGTTTCCGTCGTGGTCTACCCGCGATTATAATAACCTTATCGATTACGCCACCGAACAAAAAACGGGCGCTCGCTACCTGAAATGCTATAATCCAGACGGCAATCAATTTAATGTGCACAAAACCGACGGCTATCGCGGAAAATTGCAAATAAAGGACACGCTCATGCACGATGTGGAGGTGACGCTCTTTGATTCTTACGAAAATTCATCGGTGTTGAGACTGAAAATAAAGGGCGAAGCACCCGAGGAATTGTTGCCTCTCTTGGAGGAGCCTGAGGCATTGCCGACGCTGGCCTATATTAAAACGGATGCGGTAGAAAATGTGCTTAAAATCACTGTATTTGGGCTTTCTCAGTTGACGCAGGCTGATATTTACGTAAAAAATAAAAGTATAAAATTGGCGCCAGCGTATCAGAGCAGCGGTGAAACGGTCTATTTGCTTGATTTGCGCGACTACTTGCCCGATTCGATTCAAATTGGCAACAAACAACTGAAAACAAACTTTCGGGAACGGATTCGCCCCAATATCATTGAGACCTACAACGGCGACCGTTACACGCTGCGCTTTGGCAACCAAAGCATTTTTGATACACTTTATCTGGCCGTGCAGTCGCGCGCGAATGGGCTTGCCATCAATGAAGAAAATATCCCGCTTCGGGATGCCATCGGGGTTAATTTTCGGCCCGATCTAATGCCCGCAAATCCTGAACGGACCCACGCTTACCGCTTTGACGGTGAGCGACTGCGTTTTGTGGGCGGAAAATGGCAAGGCGAAACGCTGGATTTTACCACCCGAGAACTGGGGGATTTTTCCATCGCTACCGATGAAACGCCGCCGTCTGTAAAGTTGATTCAATCTTCCAAAAAAAGTATTTCGGCGCGTATTTCCGATGGAATGTCGGGAATCAGTTCGTTCAATGCGTTTGTAAATGGAGAGTGGGTTTTGATGAATTATGACTACAAACGCAACTATATTTGGTCTGATAAACTGGTTGACACCCTTGATTTTGAGGGGGAATTACGGCTCGAAGTGACCGACCGCGCAGGAAATATCGCTATCTTGCAGGCCGAAATCAAAGAACCTGTTGTCAAACCCGCTACCCGTAAAAAACATGGCACTGCAAGTAGGCGAAAAAGCTCCCCTGTTCGAAGCAAAGGATCAAAACGGAAACGTCGTTAA